A stretch of the Vitis riparia cultivar Riparia Gloire de Montpellier isolate 1030 chromosome 13, EGFV_Vit.rip_1.0, whole genome shotgun sequence genome encodes the following:
- the LOC117927746 gene encoding protein NRT1/ PTR FAMILY 5.4-like — MDNSVAPMVITDDGLQETAISSKTNPSKGRWRAAIFIIFVEMAERFAYYGVAGNLFTYLTNVLGEHTATAAKNVNTWVGVSAIFPLLGGFIADSYLGRFKTIIASSVIYLAGLLLMTLSVSVQSLRHHRAVFFTALYILSIGEGGHKPCVQTFAADQFDEDTVEEKKDKSSFFNWWYVGIVVGSTTAILVVIYVQDNVGWGLGFGMLAAAVAAALLLFLIGIRSYRRQRPVGSPLTRVMQVLVATARKLRVNETRYGRGVCLEDEGDGGVEEGGRRGRSLAPTNQFRFLDKATIIDDIDASTKVRNHWRLCPATQVEEVKLLFSLFPIWLSCLTFATVIAQMSTYFTKQGSTLERSIGSHFSIPPASLQVCTGLTILVSVGLYDRVLVPVARKFTGLPSGITMLQRIGTGIFFSMLTMVVAALVETKRISVAIDHGLTDSPRTTLPMKIWWLLPQYMLTGMCDVFTIVGMQELFYDQMPEEMRSIGAALYISTVGVGSLMSSAAISIVQAITSRAGGKWLGDNLNRAHLNYFYSVLAGCSALNLIVYIWVAKRFVYKKTGCDDPKGEQKKAAEPA, encoded by the exons ATGGATAACTCTGTAGCTCCAATGGTGATTACTGATGATGGTCTTCAAGAGACCGCCATCTCCTCCAAGACAAATCCCTCCAAAGGTCGATGGAGAGCTGCCATTTTCATCATCT TTGTTGAAATGGCGGAGAGGTTTGCTTACTACGGGGTGGCCGGAAACCTCTTCACCTACCTCACCAATGTCCTCGGTGAGCACACCGCCACCGCCGCCAAAAATGTAAACACCTGGGTCGGCGTCTCCGCCATCTTCCCGTTGCTCGGAGGCTTTATCGCTGATTCCTACCTTGGTCGCTTCAAGACCATTATAGCATCCTCTGTTATTTACCTCGCC GGACTACTCTTGATGACTTTGTCGGTATCAGTGCAATCACTCCGACATCACCGCGCAGTGTTTTTCACGGCGCTGTACATACTATCCATAGGAGAAGGAGGGCACAAACCATGCGTGCAGACCTTTGCAGCCGACCAATTCGATGAAGACACCGTGGAGGAGAAGAAGGACAAGAGCTCCTTCTTCAATTGGTGGTACGTGGGGATAGTGGTCGGCTCCACCACCGCCATCCTCGTGGTGATTTATGTGCAGGACAATGTGGGGTGGGGGCTCGGCTTTGGAATGCTGGCGGCGGCCGTAGCAGCCGCTCTGCTATTATTCCTAATTGGAATTAGAAGTTACCGGCGCCAGCGCCCAGTGGGCAGCCCTCTGACTAGGGTGATGCAAGTGTTGGTGGCCACCGCCAGGAAGCTGCGCGTGAACGAGACGCGCTATGGTCGAGGTGTTTGTTTGGAGGATGAGGGCGATGGTGGGGTGGAGGAGGGTGGCAGGCGAGGCAGGAGTTTGGCTCCTACAAATCAATTCAG ATTTTTGGATAAGGCAACCATCATTGACGATATTGATGCCTCAACCAAGGTGAGAAACCATTGGAGGCTATGCCCAGCGACCCAAGTGGAGGAAGTGAAGCTTCTCTTCAGCCTGTTTCCTATTTGGTTGAGTTGCTTGACATTTGCCACTGTGATAGCACAAATGAGCACCTACTTCACCAAGCAAGGCAGCACTCTGGAGAGATCAATTGGCTCCCACTTCTCCATACCCCCAGCTTCACTTCAAGTCTGCACTGGCCTCACTATCCTTGTTTCCGTCGGACTATATGATCGGGTCCTTGTCCCGGTTGCTAGAAAATTCACTGGACTCCCCTCTGGTATAACAATGCTCCAGAGGATAGGCACTGGAATATTCTTTTCCATGCTTACCATGGTTGTAGCAGCTCTTGTAGAGACCAAAAGGATCAGCGTTGCCATAGACCATGGCCTCACGGATTCTCCCAGAACAACTCTCCCCATGAAAATATGGTGGTTGCTCCCACAATACATGCTGACTGGAATGTGTGATGTGTTCACCATTGTTGGGATGCAGGAGCTTTTCTACGACCAAATGCCTGAAGAGATGAGAAGCATTGGAGCTGCCTTGTACATCAGCACAGTGGGCGTGGGGAGCCTCATGAGCAGTGCAGCTATATCAATTGTGCAGGCTATAACATCAAGAGCTGGAGGCAAATGGCTGGGAGATAATCTGAATCGTGCCCACCTCAATTACTTCTACTCGGTGTTGGCAGGATGTAGTGCTTTGAATTTGATTGTTTACATCTGGGTTGCTAAGCGCTTTGTGTACAAAAAAACTGGATGTGATGATCCGAAAGGAGAACAGAAAAAGGCAGCAGAGCCTGCATAG